The genomic DNA tgggcgatatggcctcaaGTACGTATGATGGTAAATTGAGcacatttacctcgataacgataaatgacgataaattcgcccaagcggaccgtTACATAATATGAAAATcttaatcaatgcatgaaatacaaatcaactgtttctcgttgatttatttactagctttcaatttaacagttGTACATGCTGTTTAaacattatgtaaaaaaaaatattgtacacaataagaattcaagtactgtatgaacatttataacatcttgtatgacttgaacaatttatattataaaaatcaatatgacaacTGTGCAAACATATTGTACACaaattacagcttgaacagtacacttcaaacaacTTATTGTTGTTGGCAGCTGTgtcataattactcaacacaagtgttcaagatttttttttttaacagagcttttttattttatatatacattcgctcttatgccaatgaaacatttaagattttatgatggcagtaatgagaCAGAATAACAGAATGACaaaataaagcaagcacatacagaaaaatagctgtagcAATTAAAcggtcactgttggattatagttTACACTGAATGCTTTACAATCACAAAAGAtatcaaagaaatcacacacacacacagatacaaaataacgcgacatactaattgcaCAGAtataaaataacgcgacatactaattgctagatgcagtaagtacacaatccactcattaaaatcagccgtttcgacaatgttagagccactatccagctccatcacgttcatttgtagctgcTGTTAGCTGCTAGTGTTAGCCTGTGGGGTGGCTacgagtagaaagcactgaaaacaaagctcctgaaatcgtgagaaccagggaggaaagcgggtgaaagcccgtctgaaggccgccaagagtctacgtaatgttgggtgaaagtttggcgaagctcccttaagcccgactccatcacattttcatgtagcgttagccgctagcattagcctaccgggcttttgtttgttttgagttTCTGATGGTcacgtgacttcatacgtaaatacactgactgctttcttaaaggggaatgaacatagccgaacaatacAGTCAATgcaggatgaaaagactatattttcttgatttattaaattaccgaatttaccgacatggtcaaaattatatcggtcatcgtgaagaatttcggtaacggtaaattttcagtGTACCGCCCGGCTctaataacaagtattccttagtttaacatctatttacaattatatatttattttaaaaaaaccttagcgagagagaagtccgacccgacccgaacgtaaatgaTTGGCATTTTGGGTCTAGTTCgggctcaagatctaggctcTAGTGTGGATCTACATCGCCATATGTCTTAAATTGAAACCAGCAGCAGATTAATGATTTGGCTCGCGGCTTTTAAACCAAAAGGATCCGCCTAAAAGttgcatgtttgttcttatcacttcgttgatcgttcgtggacaaaattctaacaatctgcagcctgtgttaacatggggTGTTGATtgttacgccggccacttgagtgaccaaaatgaggtgaaattacaaataatattacagttgctggATGCAGagggggctgacacggattttcttACAAGGAAATATTATAAGGTCATTTTCATCATGTTGGGTTACAGTTATGGTATTAACagctcatcacacatgtacatataGACACAAATAGTCATTTTTTATTGCAAATATTGATCGCAACAAAACTTTggaacaacatgattccattgttttatttaaaacaatgggAGCATGTGCAAAacgggtcaataaatcacaatttatcaaATTAGTAGAAAAATAGaaaaggtggagcataaattGAGCCCTCTttcatcaaagtagaatgcacctagtctcgatatatgtccatcaatgtaagtgttgtgaggcacatcatgttgtcttcccttgccaacAGCCCTTTCCACCTGTAGTAACCTTTGAATTTATgcattttgagtgaaaagcCAATGTATGACTTGTTGTAGATGAGtattttccatttctttatcgttgAAGCTAACGATGTCTCAGCAGTGACACAACACACATAATTGTAGTCAAATCGAAAATAATTGTACCTTTAAGAACTCAAAATTCCCATATTCATGTCGGACACATTCAACTGGATGCTTCGGAGCTGTTCAGGTTCCTGAttgcgtttccatccactgcaataaatcaataaaattatcAATTATCAATAACTATTATGGTTGTGGCGACTCTTAGCCATTTCGAGTCGCCATTTcatcatgttgtcctcccatgttgtgatgatggcagatggatgcgactttttttgtggggggggggggggggggttgatgagtaatgccactccagctccattgttgttttggttggagaaagtgtaaaacggaagttaCAAGAAGAAATGTGGAAGATCCTCAGGAACTTGTGTATGGGGATGGCTGTGCTGTTGAAGTGAGGAAGCTTGTCGGCTTCGCAACTGTAATAAGGGGGATGGAGCTTTTGCAAAAGTTCACACAATTTAATCAGGTGGAAATACTTTCCAGGATTTTTTAAtgttcaaaaaacatgtttttacatttctaTTAGTTTATCATTTGTCTTTttgtcttgcaggtttcagaGAATGTCTTGGTCCTGAGCGGCAGGAGTCAGCGTCTCCTGGCGTTAAAGAGGAAGTTGAGCACCCACAAATGAAAAAGGAAGAGCCAGATGGCCCTCAACAGCAAAAGAGAGAAGAGGtacttccaatcaaaaaggaggaggtagAGCTACCATACGTTACAGAGGACGACGATATTGCCCGGCCGACTGGTGAGCCTTTGAAGAGTGAATCCAGCAGAGAAGCAGAGCCTCCAAGCGgcagcagcagctcaacagaaggaTTGCAAGTGGACACTTTCATAGCGCCAATATCAGATAGCAAAGACGCCATGTCACACTCGTCTGCCAGTGATGATGAAGGTCATAAGAAAGTTTACAGTGACGACAAACGCAAATGCTCTAagtgtgggaaaacctttgTGAATAAGTATACTTGTCGTCGGCATATGAGgagccacactggagaaaaacccttttcctgttcagtttgtggtcaaagattctctGTCAGGCATGACTTAATAGTGCATGCAAGaagccacactggagaaaaacctttttcctgctcaatttgtggCCAAAGATTTACTCATAAGAGAGGCCTAacacaacacacaagaacccacactggtgaaaagcccttttcctgctcagtttgtggccaaaGATTCTCTTTAAGGGGAGgcctaaaaacacacacaagaacccacactggtgaaaaaccattTTCCTGCGTATTTTGTGGCAAGAGATTCAGTTGCAAGAGCCACCtaacaacacacacaaaaacccacacgggagaaaaacctttttcctgctcagtttgtggccaaaGATTCTCTCAAAAGGGAAACCTGAAACAACACACAacaacccacactggagaaaaatcttttacctgctcagtttgtggtcaagggttCACTCTAAAGCAAAGTTTAAGCAGACACACAAAAACCCATGCTGGAGAATAACCTTTTTATGTTCAACGTGTGGTCAAGATTCAGTAGCAGCAAGAGCACcttaaaaacacacataataacccacactgctgattttttttttctttttcttttatgtGGTCAGCGATTCAATCGGAAGGATCAGGTCAAGAGACACGTGGGTCTGTGTGTTGGTGTGAGAAGCGGTGGCCAAGGACTGTTTTGCCTGTCATTCAGTTCACCAGTTTTTGCATGCAAGAAAATTTTATTCTGTGGTCTTT from Corythoichthys intestinalis isolate RoL2023-P3 chromosome 20, ASM3026506v1, whole genome shotgun sequence includes the following:
- the LOC130908416 gene encoding oocyte zinc finger protein XlCOF19-like — encoded protein: MSGFRECLGPERQESASPGVKEEVEHPQMKKEEPDGPQQQKREEVLPIKKEEVELPYVTEDDDIARPTGEPLKSESSREAEPPSGSSSSTEGLQVDTFIAPISDSKDAMSHSSASDDEGHKKVYSDDKRKCSKCGKTFVNKYTCRRHMRSHTGEKPFSCSVCGQRFSVRHDLIVHARSHTGEKPFSCSICGQRFTHKRGLTQHTRTHTGEKPFSCSVCGQRFSLRGGLKTHTRTHTGEKPFSCVFCGKRFSCKSHLTTHTKTHTGEKPFSCSVCGQRFSQKGNLKQHTTTHTGEKSFTCSVCGQGFTLKQSLSRHTKTHAGE